From Staphylothermus hellenicus DSM 12710, a single genomic window includes:
- a CDS encoding YbhB/YbcL family Raf kinase inhibitor-like protein: MIFLRRKKNPLEIAKNEAEQVIEVTSPAFKHGERIPRKYTCEGEDISPPLRFENIPDNTAELALIMYDPDAPIGIFHHWLLYDISPDTKELPENIPKEDETEYGVQGRNDFGRIGYGGPCPPRGHGRHRYYFLVLALREETGLTAGARPSDVLEAVKDKIIGYGVLMGTYSR; encoded by the coding sequence ATGATCTTTCTTAGGAGGAAAAAGAACCCCTTAGAAATAGCTAAGAATGAAGCAGAACAAGTTATCGAGGTCACTAGTCCAGCCTTCAAGCATGGTGAACGAATACCTAGAAAATACACGTGTGAAGGAGAAGATATTTCGCCGCCACTACGATTCGAGAATATACCGGATAATACAGCTGAACTAGCCTTAATCATGTATGATCCCGATGCTCCGATAGGAATATTTCATCACTGGCTACTATACGACATATCTCCTGATACTAAGGAGTTGCCGGAGAACATTCCTAAGGAGGATGAAACAGAGTATGGGGTTCAGGGTAGAAATGATTTCGGCAGAATAGGTTATGGTGGTCCATGCCCCCCGAGAGGTCATGGAAGACACCGGTACTATTTCCTAGTATTAGCTCTTAGAGAGGAAACAGGTCTTACAGCTGGTGCTAGACCTTCTGATGTATTAGAAGCTGTTAAGGATAAGATCATAGGTTATGGAGTATTGATGGGAACTTATAGTAGGTGA